Part of the Novosphingobium sp. ZN18A2 genome, GTGCGCCCATGGCCGGGCAGCGCCGAAGCATCGTTGCCGGCGATCTCTATCCTGCCTTCGAACCCGCCTTCGAGCAGCCCGATGGCCTGGAGCATCGTCGATTTGCCCGAACCCGACGGGCCAAGCAGGGCGACGATTTCGCCGGGGCGGATTTCAAGGTCCACGCCGCGCAATACGTCAATCGTCACGCCGCCTTGCCGGAAGCTGCGCTTCAGCCCGGTCAGGCGCACGACGGGATTGGCCGGACCTGCCATGTCATTCATAACGCAACACCTGCACTGGATCGGTGCTGGCCGCCTTGAATGCCGGGTACAGCGTTGCAAGGAAACTGAGCACCAGCGCCATGACGCTGATCACCACGATCTCGGTCGGGTCGCTGCGACTGGGCAGTTCGGTCAGGAACCGGATCGAGGGGTCCCACAGGTTCTGCCCGGTCAGCCGTTCCATCAGGTGCACGATGGGCTGCCGGAAATAGAGGAACACGAAGCCCAGCATCAGGCCGACCAGCGTGCCCAGTGCACCGATCACAAAACCGATCGTCACGAATATCTTCAGCAGGCTGGACCGCGTCGCCCCCATCGTTCGCAAGATCGCGATGTCGCGCGTCTTGGCGCGCACCAGCATGATGAGCGATGAAAGGATATTGAACACCGCCACCAGCACGATGATCGAAAGCACCACGAACATCGCCACCCGCTCTACCGCCAGCGCCTCGAACAGCGACGCGTTCAGCGTCTTCCAGTCGGTGATCACGGCGGTGCCGGCCAGTTGCCGTTTCAGCGGTCCCAGCGTCTGCATCACCGTGTCGGGGTTCTTGGTGGTCACTTCGATCATGCCGATGGTGTCGCCCGTCAGCAGAAGCGTCTGCGCATCGGGTATCGGCATGACGACATAGGCATTGTCGTAATCGTAGATGCCGATCTCGAAGATCGCGGCGACACGATAGCCGATCTGTCGCGGAACCGTGCCGAACGGGGTGGATCGCCCCTGCGGATTGATGATCGTGATCGTGTCGCCCACGCTGACGCCAAGGTTTTCCGCAAGGCGGGAGCCGATCGCGACATTACCCGATCCCGGCGTCAATTCCGCGAAAGAGCCGGCCGTGCGCTTGGCGGACAGGCGCTTGATATCCCTGGCCGTGTTGCCGCGCAGCAGGATCGCTTCCACCCGGCCGTTGGACGTTGCCAGCAAGGGCTGTTCGATCAGCGGCGAGGCGCGCGTTACGCCCGGCGTCTTTTCAACCTCTTTCAGGATCGATTGCCAGTTATCCAGCCGGCCGCCGTAGGCCTGGATGATCGCGTGGCCGTTCAGCCCCACGATCTTGTCGACAAGCTCGGCCCGAAAACCGTTCATCACGCTCATCACGATGACAAGCGCGGCAACGCCCAGCATCACCGCAGCAAGGCTGATGCCTGCGACCAGCGCGATGAACGCTTCGCCGCGCCCCGGCAGCATATAGCGCTTGGCGATGGTCCATTCGAAGTTGGAAAGGATCAAGCAGAGGGCTCGCTTATGGTGGGACCCGACAGTTCCGGGGATGTAGGCTCTGGCGCGCCGAAGGGCAATGCCTTGTACCACTCAGGCCGGGTTGCGCCCGAAAAATGAAAAGGGCCGCTCCCTTGCAGAGCGGCCCCTCCCTGGCGATCCGCCTGGTTCATGACGGATCAGCGCCCGCCTTACCGGTCAGGTCGCAGTGTGTCCGGTCCACTGGCGGGCAGAATGGGGACCATGACCTTTGGCTGGTCCCCGGTCAGCGCATCCAGGAATGCGCTGATCTTGTTGACGTCCTCATCGCTCAACTGTTGTCCGAGTTGAGCCTGGCCCATCACACGCACCGCTTCCTTGAGATCCCAAACGGAACCGGTGTGGAAATAGGGAGCCGTAAGCGCGATGTTACGGAGCGACGGCACCTTGAACGAGTACTCGTCGCTGACTTCGTTGGTGACGGCTTCGCGACCCTTGTCAGCGGCAGGCCGGTACTTTGCGGCGGGAGCGGCGACGACGCCGAACTTGGCATACATTGCACCGCCAACGTTGATGCCGTTGTGGCAGGCCGCGCATCCCTTATCGATGAAGAGGCGCAGGCCGTCCGTCTGTTCGGTCGACAAGGCCGTGGCATCGCCAGCGAGATATTTGTCGAATGGCGCATTCGGCGTGATCAGCGTGGTTTCAAAGGCCGCGATCGCCTTTTGCGCGTTTTCAAGCGTTACCGGCTGTTTGTCACCGGGAAAGGCCTTGGCAAAAAGCGGCGGATAGCCGGGAATGGACTTCAACTGCTCGGGCACGTGGCCCGGCCTGGAGTTCATCTCGATCGGATTGACGATCGGCCCGCCCGCCTGTTCGTAAAGATCCTTTGCCCGACCGTCCCAGAACTGCGCGGTATTGAACACCGCATTCAGCACCGTGGGGGCGTTGCGGCCGCCCTCCTGCCATTTGTGCCCGACGGACGTTGACGCGTCGTCGCCGCCGCCCAGCCCGATATTATGGCAGGATGCGCAGGACAACGCATGGCTGCCGGACAGGCGCGGATCGTGATAGAGCATATTGCCGAGTGCGACCTGGGCCTCAGTAGCCGTGTTGCCTGGCTCGTCCTTGTAGCTGGCGGGTATCACCTTGAACAATTCGCGGGCCGAACGCATCAGTTCGTCGCTGGCCGGAGCCATCGCCTGCCCGCTCGCCGAACCGTTGGCCGCATCGCCGCCACCCTGCCCGCAGGCAGCCAGGGAAAGCGCCAGGAATGAAACAGCTACTATCTGCACGCGCCGCATTGCGCCCTCCATTGCTTGGATGGGCGCAATGATGATCTGCCAGGCTGACAAGAACCTGACCTTGGATGCTATTCCCCGTATATCTGGCGCTGGACGCGATCCATCTCGGCCGCATAGCGGCGCCGAACATAGCTGTCGCTGAGCATCCCTACGATACGGCCTTCGGCGTTCACCACGGCAAGATCGTCTGCCTCGGACTGATCGAAACGGCGCATCACTTCGCCGATACCCATCGTCGGCGCCAGCGTGCATTCGCGATAGGCGGCGAGCGACGACACCGGTTCTTGTGGATCGACGTCGCCATAAGCCGTCGGCGTCTGCACCAGCCCCGCGTAACGCCCCGCCGCATCCCGCAGCATCACGCGCTTGGTGGACCCCAGCGGGAACTTCTCGCGAAGCGCGGCAACCGTCTCGTCCTCGCGCATGGTGGCGGGAGCGCGGCGCATCATGCGCTCTGCCGTCAGGTCGCGCATCCAGCCGATATCGCGCGCGCTGCGCACAACCTCTCCGCGCAAGTGCAGGCGCCAGGTGGAGAAGGAATAGCCAAACTGCGCGCGGACCAGCGCGCTTGAACAAAGCGCGGCGGTCAGCACGACCGCGGTGATGCCGAAATCGTGCGTCGTCTCAAGCACAAGGAGCGACATGGTCATCGGCCCGCCAACCACGGCCACGGCCATCGCCGCCATGCCTACAAGCGCCGCGTCGACCGGCATCAGCGGCGGTGCGCCGGGGATCAGCGCCCATGCCAGCGCAAAGATCTGGCCCAGCACCGATCCCAGGAACAGCGACGCGAAAAACAGGCCGCCGCGAAAGCCGAAGCCGAGCGATACGGCCGACGCCAGCAGTTTCAGCAGGAAGATCATGCACAGCGCCAGAAGCGATAGCTGGCTGGCAATCGTCAGGTTCAGCGCGCCGTGCCCGGATGACAGCGCCTGCGGTGACAGAAACGCGATCGGCACCAACAGGACGCCGCCGATAATCGGCCGGACAGGTTCTGGCAGTTTCAATCGCCGCACGCCGCTGTCGACAACGGAAACAAAGCGCATCAGCGCAATGGCAACCAGCGCGGCGACGATGCCCAGCAGCGCATATATGCCATAGTCTATGCTCGGCAGGGACCGTTCGGCGGTTGCGGCGATCAGGTATGGCTGCATCCCGATGGTGCGCGCGGTGACGACGGCGGACAGCGCGGCAGCGGCTACCGGGGCGATTCCCACCGGGCTGTAAGCGCCGATCACGATCTCGAAGGCATAGAACGCCCCCGTCATCGGCGCACCGAACGCCGCGCCCAGCGCCGCGCCCGATCCCGCGCCCACCAGCGTGCGCAAGTCCGCGCGGCGCAGGTTGAACCACTGGCCGACCAGCGAAGCGAGGCCCCCGCCTACCTGGGCATAGGCGGCCTCAAGCCCCACAGACGCGCCGAATCCGTTGGAGACAACCGTTTGCGCGGCGACAGCCCCGGTATCGCGCGCGGGCACGCGCCCCCCGTGCAGCGCGTTCGCCTCGACCACGTCGACTGCGGTACGGCGCGCGCGCGTTGTGGCGATGATCGTCAGGGCAAGCACAACGCCGCCAACCGGCAGGACAAGAAGGCGCACCGGATCGAGCCGGGGAATCGCGCTCAGGTGCAGTTCGCCGGGCTGGAGCCCGAACAGGATATGTTGAAGCCCGTGGGCAACGAAGCCCAGCGCTGCCGCCGAAAGCCCCGCACCGATCCCGACGATGATGGCCAGACCGATCAGGCTGGTCTCGCTGGACCGCACTTGCCGCCGGGTAAGCGCCAGCAGGCCGTGGGGTCTCAGGTGTCGGGGAATCGCGGTCATGAGGCTGGCAGACGGAAAATTGCGGAGGACTCGGGGAAGCGCGACGAGTCGCGCGCCGCGCCCATAGGGCACATGGGCGGCCCTGTCTGCCCCTAGTGACGTCCCGCCGCACCCGCTTCAGGCCGGAACAAGTTCCACCCGGCACGACGGTCCACCCTTGCCATCGCGCCAAAATGACGCCATTGGCGCCCACATCAACGGCGCGACAGGCGCCGAGGCGAGACCGGGCGGCCAATGACCATCTCTGAACCCCTTCGCGAAGGCCTGCCGTGGGACATTGTCCCCGGCGGCAATGACGATGACCACCTGCGTGAGGAATGCGGCGTTTTCGGCGTGATCGGCGCGCGCGATTCCGCCGCCATGGTTGCGCTGGGGCTCCACGCGCTCCAGCACCGCGGCCAGGAAGCGGTGGGCATCAGCAGCTATGACGGGCAGGAGTTTTACTCCCGCCGCGCGCTGGGCCACGTTGCACAGAATTTCTCGAGCGGCGCGGCCATCGCGGAACTGCCCGGCAGCATGGCATCGGGGCACGTGCGCTATTCCACCACCGGCGGATCGGGATTGCGCAACGTGCAGCCGCTTTTCGCGGATCTTGCGACCGGCGGCTTTTCCATCGCGCACAACGGCAATATCTCCAACGCGATCCACCTGAAGCGCGATCTTGTGAAGCGGGGCGCGATCTTCCAGTCGACGTCCGATACGGAAGTGATCATCCACCTCGTCGCGACCAGTCGTTATCCCACGCTGCTCGATCGTTTCATCGATGCGCTGCGCATGGTCGAAGGCGCCTATTCGCTGATCGTGATGACGCCCGAAGGCATGATCGCCTGCCGCGATCCGCTGGGCATCCGTCCGCTGGTGATGGGCCGCATCGGCGATTCGGTGGTATTCGCGAGTGAAACGGTGGCGCTCGACGTGGTCGGCGCGGAATTCGTTCGCCAGGTTGAACCGGGCGAGCTGGTGGAAGTGTCGATGGACGGCACCGTGCTTTCGCACCACCCCTTCGGCAACCGCAAAGCCCGGCCGTGCATTTTCGAGCACGTCTATTTCAGCCGCCCCGATTCCATCGTCGACGGGTCGTCGGTGTACCAGGTGCGCAAGGCGATCGGCGAACAGCTCGCGCTGGAAAGCCCGGCGGATGCCGACCTTGTGGTGCCGGTGCCCGACAGCGGCGTTCCGGCCGCCATCGGATATGCGCAGCAATCGGGGATTCCCTTCGAACTGGGCATCATCCGTTCGCACTATGTGGGCCGCACATTCATCCAGCCTTCGGATGGTGCACGCCACGCCGACGTAAAGCGCAAGCACAACGCCAATCGCGCGCTTGTGCAGGGCAAGCGCATCGTGCTGATCGACGATTCCATCGTGCGCGGCACGACCAGCCTGAAGATCGTGCAGATGATGCGCGATGCCGGCGCGAGCGAAGTGCACATGCGCATCGCCAGCCCGCCGACCAGCCATTCGTGCTTCTATGGCGTCGATACGCCCGAACGATCCAAACTGCTGGCCGCGCAGATGGATATTGCCGCCATGGGCGAGTTCATCCACGCCGACAGTCTGGCCTTCGTTTCCATCGACGGTCTTTACCGCGCCGTCGGCGAAAAGGACCGCAAGGCAAAGTGCCCGCAATATTGCGACGCCTGCTTCACCGGTGATTACCCGACGACGCTGACCGACCTTGGCGAGCGCGACCAGAAGCAGCTTTCGCTTCCCGTCGAAAAGGTCGCCTGAATGCCTGAAAACCAGTCCACCGGCCCGCTTGCGGGCAAGCTTGCGCTTGTCACCGGGGCCAGCCGCGGAATCGGTGCCGCCACCGCAAAAGCCCTCGCCGCCGCCGGTGCCCATGTTGTCTTGTG contains:
- a CDS encoding lipoprotein-releasing ABC transporter permease subunit yields the protein MILSNFEWTIAKRYMLPGRGEAFIALVAGISLAAVMLGVAALVIVMSVMNGFRAELVDKIVGLNGHAIIQAYGGRLDNWQSILKEVEKTPGVTRASPLIEQPLLATSNGRVEAILLRGNTARDIKRLSAKRTAGSFAELTPGSGNVAIGSRLAENLGVSVGDTITIINPQGRSTPFGTVPRQIGYRVAAIFEIGIYDYDNAYVVMPIPDAQTLLLTGDTIGMIEVTTKNPDTVMQTLGPLKRQLAGTAVITDWKTLNASLFEALAVERVAMFVVLSIIVLVAVFNILSSLIMLVRAKTRDIAILRTMGATRSSLLKIFVTIGFVIGALGTLVGLMLGFVFLYFRQPIVHLMERLTGQNLWDPSIRFLTELPSRSDPTEIVVISVMALVLSFLATLYPAFKAASTDPVQVLRYE
- a CDS encoding cytochrome-c peroxidase codes for the protein MSAWQIIIAPIQAMEGAMRRVQIVAVSFLALSLAACGQGGGDAANGSASGQAMAPASDELMRSARELFKVIPASYKDEPGNTATEAQVALGNMLYHDPRLSGSHALSCASCHNIGLGGGDDASTSVGHKWQEGGRNAPTVLNAVFNTAQFWDGRAKDLYEQAGGPIVNPIEMNSRPGHVPEQLKSIPGYPPLFAKAFPGDKQPVTLENAQKAIAAFETTLITPNAPFDKYLAGDATALSTEQTDGLRLFIDKGCAACHNGINVGGAMYAKFGVVAAPAAKYRPAADKGREAVTNEVSDEYSFKVPSLRNIALTAPYFHTGSVWDLKEAVRVMGQAQLGQQLSDEDVNKISAFLDALTGDQPKVMVPILPASGPDTLRPDR
- a CDS encoding chloride channel protein, which codes for MTAIPRHLRPHGLLALTRRQVRSSETSLIGLAIIVGIGAGLSAAALGFVAHGLQHILFGLQPGELHLSAIPRLDPVRLLVLPVGGVVLALTIIATTRARRTAVDVVEANALHGGRVPARDTGAVAAQTVVSNGFGASVGLEAAYAQVGGGLASLVGQWFNLRRADLRTLVGAGSGAALGAAFGAPMTGAFYAFEIVIGAYSPVGIAPVAAAALSAVVTARTIGMQPYLIAATAERSLPSIDYGIYALLGIVAALVAIALMRFVSVVDSGVRRLKLPEPVRPIIGGVLLVPIAFLSPQALSSGHGALNLTIASQLSLLALCMIFLLKLLASAVSLGFGFRGGLFFASLFLGSVLGQIFALAWALIPGAPPLMPVDAALVGMAAMAVAVVGGPMTMSLLVLETTHDFGITAVVLTAALCSSALVRAQFGYSFSTWRLHLRGEVVRSARDIGWMRDLTAERMMRRAPATMREDETVAALREKFPLGSTKRVMLRDAAGRYAGLVQTPTAYGDVDPQEPVSSLAAYRECTLAPTMGIGEVMRRFDQSEADDLAVVNAEGRIVGMLSDSYVRRRYAAEMDRVQRQIYGE
- the purF gene encoding amidophosphoribosyltransferase, whose protein sequence is MTISEPLREGLPWDIVPGGNDDDHLREECGVFGVIGARDSAAMVALGLHALQHRGQEAVGISSYDGQEFYSRRALGHVAQNFSSGAAIAELPGSMASGHVRYSTTGGSGLRNVQPLFADLATGGFSIAHNGNISNAIHLKRDLVKRGAIFQSTSDTEVIIHLVATSRYPTLLDRFIDALRMVEGAYSLIVMTPEGMIACRDPLGIRPLVMGRIGDSVVFASETVALDVVGAEFVRQVEPGELVEVSMDGTVLSHHPFGNRKARPCIFEHVYFSRPDSIVDGSSVYQVRKAIGEQLALESPADADLVVPVPDSGVPAAIGYAQQSGIPFELGIIRSHYVGRTFIQPSDGARHADVKRKHNANRALVQGKRIVLIDDSIVRGTTSLKIVQMMRDAGASEVHMRIASPPTSHSCFYGVDTPERSKLLAAQMDIAAMGEFIHADSLAFVSIDGLYRAVGEKDRKAKCPQYCDACFTGDYPTTLTDLGERDQKQLSLPVEKVA